A single window of Moorena sp. SIOASIH DNA harbors:
- the hemH gene encoding ferrochelatase yields the protein MGRVGVLLLNLGGPDQLKDVRPFLFNLFSDPEIIRLPFPWLQKPLAWLISTKRAKISQENYKQIGGGSPLRKITDAQAQALQEHLQTKGQEVSVYVGMRYWHPFTEEAIATIKADGIERLVILPLYPQFSISTSGSSFRLLESLWKEDPDLSKIEHTVIPSWYQQPQYLQAMADLIAQELDKFSNPDQVHIFFSAHGVPISYVTEAGDPYQQEIEDCTSLIMKTLNRPNPHTLAYQSRVGPVEWLQPYTEDALQELGAKNTQELLVVPISFVSEHIETLQEIDIEYREIAEESGIKHFERVPALNTHPLFIESLTTLVVDALESPSRELSDVIRPPKTVKIYPPERWEWGMTTAAEVWNGRLAMIGFIALLLELISGTGPLHFAGLL from the coding sequence ATGGGTCGTGTTGGGGTATTATTGCTTAATCTAGGTGGGCCAGATCAGTTAAAGGATGTTCGTCCCTTTCTATTCAACCTGTTTTCTGACCCGGAAATCATTCGCCTGCCTTTTCCCTGGCTGCAAAAACCCCTGGCTTGGCTAATCTCCACTAAGCGTGCTAAGATATCCCAGGAGAACTACAAGCAAATTGGTGGTGGTTCCCCTCTACGGAAGATTACAGACGCCCAGGCTCAAGCCCTCCAGGAACATTTGCAAACGAAAGGGCAAGAGGTCAGTGTCTATGTAGGAATGCGTTACTGGCATCCTTTCACAGAAGAAGCGATCGCAACCATCAAAGCCGATGGTATCGAACGCTTAGTTATTTTACCGCTTTATCCCCAATTTTCCATCAGCACCAGTGGTTCTAGCTTCCGTCTGCTAGAAAGTCTGTGGAAAGAAGACCCAGACCTGAGCAAGATTGAACACACAGTCATTCCCTCCTGGTACCAGCAGCCACAATACCTACAAGCCATGGCTGATTTAATTGCTCAGGAACTCGATAAGTTTTCTAATCCCGATCAAGTTCATATATTCTTCAGTGCTCACGGTGTACCCATCAGCTATGTCACAGAAGCTGGAGACCCCTACCAGCAAGAAATTGAGGATTGCACTTCCTTAATTATGAAAACCCTCAACCGCCCCAATCCCCATACTCTGGCCTATCAAAGTCGGGTTGGTCCGGTAGAATGGCTCCAACCCTACACTGAAGATGCGTTGCAAGAACTCGGAGCTAAGAATACTCAAGAGTTGCTGGTAGTCCCGATTAGTTTTGTCTCAGAACATATCGAAACCCTCCAAGAAATTGACATTGAGTATCGAGAAATAGCAGAAGAATCAGGAATTAAGCACTTTGAGCGGGTACCAGCCCTCAATACCCATCCCCTATTTATTGAGTCTTTGACAACTTTGGTAGTTGACGCTCTCGAATCACCCAGCCGTGAACTCTCCGATGTGATTCGTCCGCCAAAGACAGTCAAAATTTACCCTCCCGAGCGCTGGGAGTGGGGCATGACTACAGCAGCAGAAGTTTGGAATGGTCGTCTGGCTATGATTGGGTTTATTGCTTTACTGTTGGAGTTAATTAGTGGTACTGGACCGCTACATTTTGCTGGGTTGTTGTAA
- the pdxA gene encoding 4-hydroxythreonine-4-phosphate dehydrogenase PdxA — MSLTGKLNSPPRRPRLAVTLGDPAGIGPEVVLKALADSQVTSNCEITVIGNRYLLNGAYTQLRQQGIEDVATLASPERLSIIDIELDYGQRPQITPGVGNAASGALSFMYLENAIALTQRGQFDGIVTAPIAKSLWKAAGHDYPGQTEVLAQYSGVKQFGMLFVARSPHSGWVLRTLLATTHIPLSQVPNTLTPLLMASKLDLLIACLASDFGIKKPRIAISGLNPHSGEQGQLGCEEQDWLIPWLEQERQQRPTIQLDGPVPPDTLWVKPGQAWYGNHQQYADNAYDAYLALYHDQGLIPVKLMAFDRAINTTIGLPFVRTSPDHGTAFDIAGLGIANATSMKAAISLATELVKQRLSNPLAISG; from the coding sequence ATGTCTTTGACAGGAAAACTTAACTCACCACCAAGGCGTCCTCGGTTAGCGGTGACCTTGGGAGATCCGGCAGGCATTGGACCAGAAGTTGTCCTCAAGGCATTGGCAGATTCCCAAGTCACTAGCAATTGTGAGATAACGGTGATTGGCAATCGGTACCTCTTGAATGGGGCTTACACCCAGCTACGTCAGCAGGGGATTGAAGATGTAGCTACTTTAGCTTCCCCAGAGAGATTATCAATAATTGACATTGAGTTGGATTATGGACAACGGCCTCAAATCACCCCAGGTGTTGGTAATGCTGCTAGTGGTGCTCTTAGTTTTATGTATCTCGAAAATGCGATCGCACTCACCCAACGTGGTCAGTTTGATGGTATCGTGACCGCACCCATTGCCAAGTCTCTCTGGAAAGCCGCAGGACATGATTATCCCGGTCAAACTGAAGTGCTAGCCCAGTATTCTGGTGTCAAACAATTTGGGATGCTGTTCGTAGCGCGATCGCCCCATAGTGGTTGGGTCCTACGTACACTTTTAGCTACCACACATATTCCCTTAAGTCAAGTACCAAACACCTTAACGCCACTATTGATGGCGAGTAAACTAGACTTACTGATCGCCTGCTTGGCTAGTGATTTTGGCATCAAGAAACCTCGAATCGCGATTTCTGGGTTAAATCCTCATAGTGGTGAGCAGGGTCAGCTAGGTTGTGAAGAACAAGATTGGCTGATTCCCTGGCTAGAGCAAGAGCGCCAGCAACGCCCGACTATCCAATTAGATGGACCTGTACCTCCTGACACGCTTTGGGTAAAACCTGGTCAGGCTTGGTACGGCAACCACCAGCAGTACGCTGATAATGCTTATGATGCTTATTTGGCACTTTATCATGACCAGGGCTTAATTCCTGTCAAACTCATGGCATTTGATCGAGCGATCAACACTACCATCGGTTTACCGTTTGTGCGCACTTCTCCTGATCATGGCACAGCATTTGATATTGCCGGTCTTGGCATTGCTAACGCTACTAGCATGAAGGCTGCAATTAGCCTGGCTACTGAACTGGTGAAGCAAAGGTTGAGTAACCCTTTAGCTATCAGTGGTTAG
- a CDS encoding SDR family oxidoreductase produces MNLLVVGATGTLGRQVVRRALDEDHQVRCLVRSPRKASFLKEWGAELVQGDLCVPETLPKALEGITAVIDAATSRPTDSLTIRQVDWEGKVALIQASVAAGIERYVFFSILGSENFPHVPLMEIKHCTELFLAESGLPHTILKPSGFMQGLIGQYAIPILDGQAVWITGETSPIAYMNSQDIAKFGIRALEVPETVNQTFPVVGTRAFSTYEIINLCERLSGKDAKIARLPINFLRGVRRFVRFFQWGWNVADRLAFTEVLVSGKPLDAPMEEVYEVFGLDRKETTTLEEYLQEYFNRIMNKLKEIDYEKAKKKSKKRTPFKSKS; encoded by the coding sequence ATGAACTTGTTGGTCGTCGGTGCAACTGGCACCTTAGGAAGACAGGTGGTTCGTCGTGCACTGGACGAGGATCATCAGGTACGCTGTCTTGTACGCAGTCCACGAAAAGCTTCTTTCCTAAAAGAATGGGGAGCCGAACTAGTACAAGGGGACCTTTGTGTTCCAGAAACCCTGCCAAAAGCCCTGGAAGGGATCACAGCTGTCATTGATGCGGCAACATCGAGACCAACAGATTCTCTGACCATCAGACAGGTAGACTGGGAAGGGAAAGTTGCCCTGATTCAAGCTTCTGTGGCTGCTGGTATAGAAAGATATGTCTTTTTCTCAATTCTGGGAAGTGAGAATTTTCCTCATGTCCCACTGATGGAAATAAAGCACTGTACAGAACTATTTCTGGCAGAATCGGGATTGCCACACACAATATTGAAACCGAGTGGCTTTATGCAAGGCTTAATCGGCCAGTATGCGATCCCGATTTTGGATGGACAGGCGGTTTGGATTACAGGAGAAACCTCTCCCATCGCCTATATGAACAGCCAGGATATCGCTAAGTTTGGCATTCGCGCTCTTGAAGTTCCAGAAACAGTAAATCAGACATTCCCGGTTGTGGGAACCAGAGCCTTTAGTACCTACGAAATCATTAACCTGTGTGAGCGGTTGTCCGGTAAAGATGCTAAAATAGCCCGACTCCCAATAAATTTTTTGCGGGGTGTGCGCCGATTCGTGAGATTTTTTCAGTGGGGTTGGAATGTGGCAGATCGGCTTGCCTTTACTGAGGTGCTAGTTAGCGGGAAACCTCTGGATGCACCGATGGAGGAGGTATACGAGGTCTTTGGCCTAGACCGGAAGGAAACCACAACCTTGGAAGAATATCTGCAAGAGTACTTTAACCGGATTATGAATAAGCTCAAAGAAATCGATTACGAGAAAGCTAAAAAGAAGTCTAAGAAGAGGACTCCTTTTAAATCTAAATCCTAG
- the purM gene encoding phosphoribosylformylglycinamidine cyclo-ligase: MDYRDAGVDIEAGRGFVKQIRSLVKSTHRSEVLGGLGGFSGCFQLPVGYTEPVLVSGTDGVGTKLKLAQDLNRHDTVGIDLVAMCVNDVLTVGAEPLFFLDYLATGKLNQQQLTQVVAGIAQGCRLAGCALLGGETAEMPGFYELAEYDLAGFCVGIVEKSRMLDGSQVQIGDVAIGLASQGVHSNGFSLIRKIVQDSPDNALSWDITPELLAGKSLGEELLTPTQIYVKPVLDARRAGIEIHGMAHITGGGIPENLPRCLGAGQSVQIYPNSWVIPPIFQWLAQTGQVSPQAMFDTYNMGIGFVLIVPQQQVEQTLQSFNSQQVNACKIGEVIPGDGGVVSLLIP, from the coding sequence ATGGATTATCGAGACGCTGGTGTTGATATTGAGGCAGGTCGAGGATTTGTTAAGCAAATCCGTAGCCTGGTAAAAAGTACCCACCGTTCGGAAGTATTAGGTGGACTGGGTGGCTTTAGTGGTTGCTTTCAGCTGCCAGTGGGGTATACTGAGCCAGTGCTGGTATCTGGAACTGATGGAGTTGGTACTAAGCTCAAATTGGCTCAAGACCTCAACCGCCATGACACCGTTGGCATTGATTTGGTAGCGATGTGCGTCAACGATGTCTTGACTGTTGGTGCTGAACCCCTGTTTTTCTTGGATTATTTAGCCACTGGCAAGCTCAATCAACAACAACTGACTCAGGTTGTTGCCGGTATTGCCCAAGGTTGTCGTCTGGCTGGGTGTGCCTTACTAGGAGGGGAAACTGCAGAAATGCCTGGTTTCTACGAACTGGCAGAGTATGACCTAGCAGGATTTTGTGTAGGAATTGTAGAAAAGAGCCGCATGTTGGACGGTTCCCAAGTGCAAATTGGAGATGTGGCAATTGGTTTGGCCAGTCAGGGCGTCCACAGCAATGGTTTTAGTCTGATCCGGAAAATTGTTCAGGATTCCCCAGACAACGCTCTTTCCTGGGACATAACTCCGGAATTGTTAGCTGGTAAAAGCTTAGGGGAGGAATTGTTGACACCAACTCAGATTTACGTGAAACCGGTGCTTGATGCTCGTAGGGCTGGTATCGAGATTCACGGCATGGCTCATATTACTGGTGGCGGTATCCCAGAAAACCTCCCTCGTTGCCTGGGTGCTGGACAATCCGTCCAGATTTATCCCAACAGCTGGGTGATTCCACCAATTTTTCAGTGGCTAGCCCAAACAGGTCAGGTTAGTCCTCAGGCAATGTTTGATACCTACAATATGGGGATTGGTTTTGTGCTGATTGTTCCTCAACAGCAGGTTGAGCAAACCCTCCAATCGTTTAATTCACAGCAGGTAAATGCATGTAAAATTGGTGAAGTAATCCCAGGGGATGGTGGTGTGGTTAGTCTACTCATCCCGTGA
- the msrP gene encoding protein-methionine-sulfoxide reductase catalytic subunit MsrP, with translation MTIIRVPKSWELPEQQVTSETAYSNRRRFLKNLVGASLGTGMLSILGCQGSSASDKALWETLNQPKFKSLATNPAFASVDRPITDEELAGQYNNFYEFGGNKSIWQAAQNLPTKDWKLEVTGLVKNPQTYDLDDLQTKFPIEERIYRFRCVEAWSMVLPWIGFPMKALIKAVEPTSEAKFVRFTSYYDRKITIGPGIHLGSLPWPYTEGLSVEEMANELAFFAIGIYGHLLPKQHGAPIRMVLPWKYGFKGAKSIVKVEFLANQPATYWNTINSYEYDFEGNVNPNKPHPRWSQATERFISSGPNLSWEKRPTLPYNGYGEYVGELYG, from the coding sequence ATGACCATCATTCGTGTACCAAAGTCCTGGGAACTGCCAGAGCAACAAGTCACCTCAGAAACGGCTTATTCTAACCGACGTCGCTTTCTCAAAAATTTAGTTGGTGCCAGCCTAGGCACTGGAATGCTATCAATTCTTGGTTGTCAAGGTTCCTCTGCCTCAGACAAAGCTCTTTGGGAAACCCTAAATCAACCCAAGTTCAAATCCTTAGCAACTAATCCAGCTTTTGCCAGTGTTGACAGACCCATCACTGATGAGGAGCTCGCTGGACAGTACAACAATTTTTATGAATTTGGGGGCAATAAATCGATCTGGCAAGCAGCCCAAAATTTACCAACTAAAGACTGGAAGCTAGAGGTGACGGGATTAGTCAAAAATCCCCAAACCTATGACCTAGATGATCTGCAAACTAAATTTCCCATCGAAGAGCGGATCTATCGCTTCCGCTGTGTAGAGGCGTGGTCAATGGTGCTACCCTGGATCGGATTTCCGATGAAAGCGCTGATCAAAGCAGTAGAACCTACTTCAGAGGCTAAATTTGTGCGATTTACCTCCTATTATGACCGCAAAATTACGATTGGTCCAGGCATACACCTTGGTTCCTTACCTTGGCCTTATACCGAAGGTCTAAGTGTTGAGGAAATGGCTAACGAACTAGCATTTTTTGCTATTGGTATTTATGGTCATCTATTACCCAAGCAACATGGTGCTCCTATTCGCATGGTACTGCCCTGGAAATATGGTTTTAAAGGAGCAAAATCCATAGTCAAAGTCGAGTTTTTAGCTAACCAGCCAGCTACCTACTGGAATACTATCAATTCCTATGAATATGACTTTGAGGGAAATGTTAACCCCAATAAGCCTCACCCCAGATGGTCACAAGCGACAGAAAGATTCATCAGTAGCGGTCCCAACTTATCCTGGGAAAAACGACCCACCCTACCTTACAACGGTTATGGGGAATATGTAGGTGAGCTGTATGGTTGA
- a CDS encoding methyltransferase domain-containing protein — translation MATVLRAWSYQYQWLYDTISRIAALSVGGERRFRQLPLQGLTIHSGTKVLDLCCGSGQATQFLVELSEHVTGLDISPLSLERAQRNVPQANYVEGLAEQMPFPDAQFDLVHTSAALHEMTPEVLQQIIQEVYRVLKPGGVFTLVDLHKPTNILFWPGLAVFMWLFETETAWQLLETDLVKELEQVGFKVCDRSLHAGGSLQVIQVTKG, via the coding sequence GTGGCAACAGTTCTTAGAGCTTGGAGTTATCAGTACCAATGGCTGTATGATACGATTTCCCGGATCGCGGCTTTGAGCGTGGGTGGAGAGAGACGATTCCGCCAGCTACCGTTACAGGGCTTAACAATTCATTCAGGAACCAAAGTGCTAGATCTGTGTTGCGGCAGTGGTCAGGCAACCCAGTTCTTGGTGGAATTGTCTGAGCATGTCACTGGCTTAGATATTTCGCCACTATCCCTAGAACGAGCGCAACGGAATGTTCCCCAGGCCAACTATGTAGAGGGTTTGGCTGAACAGATGCCCTTTCCAGATGCTCAATTTGATCTAGTTCACACCAGCGCAGCACTCCATGAAATGACCCCTGAGGTGTTGCAGCAGATTATTCAGGAGGTTTACCGGGTGCTTAAACCAGGAGGAGTGTTTACCCTGGTGGATTTGCACAAGCCAACTAATATTTTGTTTTGGCCAGGGTTAGCGGTATTTATGTGGTTGTTTGAGACCGAGACAGCTTGGCAATTACTGGAGACTGACTTGGTCAAGGAGCTTGAGCAAGTGGGGTTTAAGGTATGCGATCGCTCTTTGCACGCAGGTGGTAGTTTACAGGTGATTCAGGTGACCAAAGGGTAA
- a CDS encoding class I SAM-dependent methyltransferase, with amino-acid sequence MTLTNESLTDGFYDSVGTLESLQKSAIAYLFSDPRLQIVKLNDQEYMDGQVAYRSQQNEQEMMLEATLQTIDDKMSSQEDYSILSIGCGSGLFEKPFLEKLLSLNKTIHFVGIDPNEAECVKAQEWCDKIRIDHTGKFNFTINTVGFESFQSRQGFDIILLIHSLYYFSDIKTLFRKIYELIREGGMVILGVAKRQLLNEPFYHATQRLYGNYPWFSDDVKELLTEINLPFRQEKIDFTTNITKCFDKESELGKQLLNFIVGANTEFFSPLQLRLLLDYFGTSSQKMEGGEIMLPHSGILFYIEKERVSA; translated from the coding sequence ATGACATTAACAAATGAGAGTTTGACCGATGGGTTTTATGATTCAGTAGGCACCCTGGAGAGCCTGCAAAAATCTGCGATCGCATATTTATTCTCAGATCCAAGACTACAGATAGTCAAACTCAACGACCAAGAATATATGGATGGCCAAGTTGCCTATCGCAGTCAGCAGAACGAACAAGAGATGATGCTTGAAGCGACACTTCAGACTATAGACGATAAGATGTCTTCACAAGAAGATTACAGCATCCTTAGCATCGGTTGTGGGAGCGGATTGTTTGAGAAACCTTTTTTGGAAAAGCTTCTTTCTCTAAACAAAACTATCCATTTCGTCGGCATTGATCCCAACGAAGCAGAATGTGTAAAAGCACAAGAATGGTGTGATAAAATCAGGATAGATCACACCGGTAAATTTAATTTTACAATTAATACTGTTGGATTTGAATCTTTTCAATCACGTCAAGGTTTTGATATCATACTGTTAATTCATTCCCTTTACTACTTTTCTGACATTAAAACCTTATTTCGGAAAATTTACGAACTTATCCGGGAAGGAGGAATGGTAATTTTAGGGGTAGCTAAAAGACAGTTACTGAATGAACCTTTTTACCATGCAACTCAGCGACTATACGGAAATTATCCGTGGTTTAGCGATGATGTAAAGGAACTACTAACTGAAATAAATTTACCGTTTCGTCAAGAAAAAATTGATTTTACAACAAACATTACAAAATGTTTTGACAAAGAGTCTGAATTGGGGAAACAGTTACTAAATTTTATAGTTGGTGCCAACACGGAATTTTTTTCACCCTTACAATTGCGACTGCTCCTAGACTACTTTGGCACGAGTTCGCAAAAGATGGAGGGGGGAGAAATAATGCTTCCACACTCCGGAATTTTATTTTATATTGAAAAAGAAAGGGTATCCGCTTAA
- a CDS encoding NAD(+) kinase yields MPKAGIIYNDLKPMACSVAQELHNQLRTAGWEVCMATGVGGILGYSSPQSPVCHTPMDKLAPPGFDDQMAFAIVLGGDGTVLAACRQVAPQGIPLLTVNTGHMGFLTETYVNQLPSALEQVMAQEYVIEERSMLSVQILRDERIWWEALCLNEMVLHREPLTSMCHFEVQIGHHAPVDIAADGIIVSTPTGSTAYSLSAGGPVLTPEVPVLQLLPICPHSLASRALVFADTEQLSIFPATPNSMVMVVDGNGGCYVIPEDKIKVKRSPYSARFIRLQAPEFFRVLREKLGWGLPHIAKPTSVELP; encoded by the coding sequence ATACCAAAAGCAGGCATTATCTACAACGACCTTAAACCAATGGCTTGTAGCGTTGCTCAAGAGTTGCACAACCAATTGAGGACTGCGGGTTGGGAAGTGTGTATGGCGACAGGGGTTGGGGGAATTCTCGGTTATTCGAGTCCTCAATCACCAGTGTGTCATACACCGATGGACAAACTAGCCCCCCCTGGTTTTGATGACCAGATGGCTTTCGCAATTGTATTAGGGGGAGATGGTACAGTACTAGCCGCTTGTCGCCAAGTGGCTCCCCAAGGGATCCCTTTGCTAACGGTGAATACAGGTCACATGGGTTTCTTGACAGAAACCTATGTCAATCAGTTGCCTTCTGCCTTGGAACAGGTCATGGCACAAGAGTATGTTATAGAAGAACGGTCGATGCTTTCTGTGCAGATCCTGCGAGATGAGAGGATTTGGTGGGAGGCACTTTGTTTAAATGAAATGGTATTGCACCGGGAACCGTTGACGAGTATGTGCCATTTTGAGGTACAAATAGGACATCACGCACCAGTGGATATTGCAGCTGATGGTATAATTGTTTCCACACCCACTGGCTCTACTGCCTATTCTCTAAGTGCTGGAGGACCAGTATTAACTCCTGAGGTGCCGGTGTTGCAACTGTTGCCCATCTGTCCCCATTCTTTGGCATCTCGGGCATTAGTCTTTGCCGACACAGAGCAATTAAGCATTTTTCCCGCTACTCCCAATTCGATGGTGATGGTAGTTGATGGAAATGGTGGTTGCTACGTAATACCAGAAGATAAAATAAAAGTTAAGCGATCGCCTTACTCAGCTCGATTTATCCGTTTGCAAGCACCAGAGTTTTTCAGAGTTTTGCGAGAAAAGTTGGGGTGGGGATTGCCACACATTGCTAAACCGACCTCTGTGGAGTTGCCTTAG
- a CDS encoding PetM family cytochrome b6-f complex subunit 7: MGTEIFNAAFLSFTLILVGLGLGFLLLKIQGVSE, translated from the coding sequence ATGGGTACAGAAATTTTCAATGCAGCGTTTTTGTCCTTCACCCTGATTCTTGTGGGTTTGGGCTTAGGCTTCTTATTACTCAAAATCCAGGGAGTGTCAGAATAG
- the egtD gene encoding L-histidine N(alpha)-methyltransferase: MSTTFQETTENLRFSEDRLEINYLGSANLPTATDDGKDIIRGLTQTPKSLPPRYFYDEKGSQLFEQICELPEYYPTRTEAEILQQYAVDVAQLTGACELVELGSGSSTKTRLLLDAYESQGYPLRYVPIDVSGEILEESAKQLLLDYPKLKVQGQVGTYEQALSQLTPTPLPSRMVFFLGSSLGNFAPEQCDRFFDKMIALLAPGDYFLLGIDLQKPKQILEAAYNDSQGVTAAFNLNMLAHLNWRFQGNFDLDRFTHQAIYNQSESQIEMYLHCQQTHVVRLASLDLTVDFQAGESILTEISRKFNLEQMQHYLKGRGLNTVQAWTDTKQWFGLLLCQIQGV; encoded by the coding sequence ATGTCAACAACTTTTCAAGAGACCACAGAGAATCTGAGATTCAGTGAGGATCGCCTGGAAATTAACTATCTCGGGAGTGCCAACCTGCCTACTGCAACAGATGATGGCAAAGATATCATTAGAGGATTAACCCAAACGCCTAAATCTTTGCCACCTCGTTACTTTTACGATGAAAAAGGCTCCCAATTGTTTGAGCAAATCTGCGAGTTACCGGAATATTATCCCACCCGCACAGAAGCAGAAATTTTACAACAGTATGCTGTAGACGTTGCTCAATTGACGGGAGCTTGCGAATTGGTGGAACTCGGTAGTGGCAGTTCTACCAAAACTCGCTTGTTGTTGGATGCCTATGAAAGTCAGGGATATCCCTTGCGCTATGTTCCTATTGATGTCAGTGGGGAGATTCTTGAAGAGAGTGCCAAGCAGCTGTTGCTGGATTATCCCAAGTTAAAGGTTCAGGGTCAGGTGGGAACCTATGAACAGGCCCTGAGCCAATTAACTCCAACACCATTACCTAGTCGGATGGTTTTCTTTTTGGGTAGTAGCTTGGGAAATTTTGCTCCTGAACAGTGCGATCGCTTTTTTGATAAAATGATAGCTTTACTAGCACCAGGAGATTACTTTTTGCTGGGCATTGACTTACAAAAACCCAAGCAGATTCTGGAAGCTGCCTATAACGATAGTCAGGGGGTGACTGCGGCATTTAACCTGAATATGCTGGCACATCTGAACTGGCGTTTCCAAGGAAATTTTGACCTGGATCGGTTTACCCATCAGGCGATTTATAATCAATCGGAAAGTCAGATTGAGATGTATTTACATTGCCAGCAGACCCATGTTGTGCGCTTAGCCAGCCTAGATTTAACGGTTGATTTCCAAGCAGGAGAAAGCATCCTTACAGAAATTTCTCGCAAATTCAATTTGGAACAGATGCAGCACTATCTTAAAGGTCGGGGACTAAACACAGTTCAGGCTTGGACTGATACCAAGCAATGGTTTGGTTTACTCCTGTGTCAGATACAGGGTGTGTAA
- a CDS encoding transposase yields MKKPAKVIRTDKWQLNPTPDQKLLFGETVKVYRRACRYLVGIIYAHWSELGELTADQLTPAVEKLMHQTAKRPDVKYPQFNKSFYKFPSYLRRAAIAFSAGLVSSFVTRYREWQSGNRKRKDAKPPKLNADTGCYPSLYKGQCYKLHGYGQVEIKVFNGSDWAWTIVQITGLRDRHLVATNKMMSPSLVFNERFCHLSVPFTCKPEKRKPKANVTAVDLGINTTATIAVVTHDGTVIHREFIHPGRDIDRRDKRLKSVSVRASKTMGKGGKLHKGFCSKTYQKCRRINHQIGHIVSKRIVEIAEKFNSEAIVFENLNGWKPKGGRKRSNLRQRFHGWLKAKIRNFTEMKWTELGGKVIEVVAAYTSKLAYDGSGTVKRNSKKYSLATFSSGKRFNADLNGAYNIGARGVFKLTRRNGDEGRSSKRSGRPPRSWACLCDLWVRDNPKLA; encoded by the coding sequence GTGAAGAAGCCAGCTAAGGTGATCAGAACTGACAAGTGGCAGCTTAATCCAACTCCCGATCAGAAGTTATTATTTGGGGAGACGGTTAAGGTGTATCGCCGTGCTTGTCGGTATTTAGTTGGCATCATTTATGCTCACTGGTCTGAACTGGGAGAGTTAACAGCAGATCAGCTGACTCCGGCTGTCGAGAAACTTATGCATCAGACAGCTAAACGTCCTGATGTAAAATACCCCCAATTCAATAAATCCTTTTACAAATTCCCCAGCTATCTGCGACGCGCTGCGATTGCATTTTCTGCGGGTCTTGTAAGTAGTTTTGTTACTCGTTATCGAGAGTGGCAATCGGGGAACAGAAAAAGAAAGGATGCAAAGCCACCAAAACTAAACGCAGACACTGGCTGCTATCCCTCTCTTTACAAGGGACAGTGTTATAAACTGCATGGTTATGGCCAAGTAGAAATCAAAGTTTTTAATGGTTCAGACTGGGCTTGGACTATAGTTCAAATCACCGGACTAAGAGATCGCCATCTAGTGGCCACCAACAAGATGATGTCACCTTCATTGGTATTCAATGAAAGGTTTTGCCATCTATCTGTTCCATTCACTTGTAAGCCAGAGAAGAGAAAGCCAAAGGCAAATGTAACAGCTGTAGACCTTGGTATTAATACTACGGCAACAATAGCGGTTGTAACTCATGACGGCACTGTAATCCACCGAGAATTTATTCACCCGGGGAGAGACATAGACCGTAGGGACAAACGGCTAAAGTCCGTATCTGTGCGGGCATCTAAAACGATGGGCAAAGGTGGAAAACTTCACAAAGGATTTTGCTCTAAGACCTATCAAAAATGCCGAAGAATCAACCATCAAATCGGCCATATTGTTTCTAAGCGGATTGTTGAGATTGCCGAGAAGTTCAATTCTGAAGCTATTGTGTTTGAGAACCTTAATGGATGGAAACCAAAAGGTGGACGAAAACGATCTAACCTGCGGCAAAGGTTTCACGGATGGCTTAAAGCAAAAATCCGCAATTTCACCGAAATGAAATGGACTGAATTGGGCGGAAAAGTTATAGAGGTTGTGGCGGCTTACACCTCGAAACTTGCCTATGATGGTTCTGGTACGGTTAAACGTAATTCAAAAAAATACTCCCTAGCGACCTTCTCCTCAGGTAAGCGCTTTAACGCAGATTTAAATGGTGCTTACAATATCGGTGCTAGAGGTGTGTTTAAACTCACTCGCAGAAATGGCGATGAGGGTCGTTCCAGCAAAAGATCTGGACGACCGCCTAGAAGCTGGGCTTGTCTATGTGACTTGTGGGTTAGGGATAATCCTAAGTTAGCATAA